In Streptococcus parasuis, the following proteins share a genomic window:
- a CDS encoding alpha/beta fold hydrolase: MNYKNPYEKLSGKLNNRKLVNAGFSEKTYDTGSVKLNYVVGPKNGPSLLLIPAQMGMWESYKKVLLPLSKIFQVYAIDVRGHGKSSWTPGHYSWKIIGEDIKIFIENVIKQKVIISGNSSGGIIALWCAANIPEYISGIILEDAPIFSAEMPRFKEQDKFVYNGLKHLVNQIGNIPDRDLANYFQNMEVPASDKRIKRIPNWFVSWLSRKIKKFQDKYPDSPVEIGFPDSLRLLIKSLSMFDPDFARAFVDGRFYDGIDHAEAFEKTKCPVLLIQADWKRYENYGLIGAFDDDDAHHAISLAPQIIYKKVSANHVIHTFKPKEYIKLLSEFREIVSDNSICNGE, translated from the coding sequence ATGAACTATAAAAATCCATACGAAAAATTGTCTGGAAAACTAAATAATCGAAAACTGGTAAATGCTGGTTTTTCAGAAAAAACTTATGATACAGGGAGCGTTAAGCTGAACTATGTGGTTGGTCCTAAAAATGGACCGAGTTTATTATTGATTCCTGCTCAAATGGGTATGTGGGAAAGTTATAAGAAAGTACTTTTGCCACTATCAAAAATTTTCCAAGTATATGCCATAGATGTGAGAGGTCATGGAAAGTCTTCTTGGACACCGGGGCATTATTCATGGAAAATTATTGGTGAGGACATAAAAATATTTATAGAAAATGTAATAAAACAAAAAGTTATTATTAGCGGAAATTCATCAGGTGGCATTATCGCTCTTTGGTGTGCTGCTAATATTCCTGAATATATTTCCGGAATTATTCTTGAGGACGCACCCATTTTTTCTGCTGAAATGCCACGATTTAAAGAACAAGATAAATTCGTATATAACGGGCTAAAGCACCTTGTTAATCAAATCGGAAATATACCAGATAGAGATTTAGCAAATTATTTTCAAAATATGGAAGTACCAGCTTCTGATAAGAGAATCAAAAGAATTCCAAATTGGTTTGTTAGTTGGTTATCACGAAAGATAAAGAAGTTTCAGGATAAATACCCTGATAGTCCGGTTGAAATTGGCTTCCCAGATAGCTTACGTTTGCTAATTAAATCATTGTCTATGTTTGACCCGGATTTTGCCAGAGCCTTTGTAGATGGCAGGTTTTATGATGGTATTGACCATGCAGAAGCTTTTGAAAAAACCAAATGCCCCGTACTGCTTATTCAAGCCGATTGGAAACGCTACGAAAATTACGGACTTATAGGAGCATTTGATGATGATGACGCTCATCATGCTATTTCCTTGGCTCCGCAAATAATATATAAAAAAGTTTCCGCTAATCATGTTATTCATACTTTCAAGCCAAAAGAGTATATTAAACTATTATCAGAATTTAGAGAAATTGTATCTGATAATTCTATATGTAATGGTGAGTGA
- the pta gene encoding phosphate acetyltransferase, whose product MKIFEQLASKLEGKKVRIVLPEGEEPRILQATKRLVNESDVVPVLLGNPERIKIYLDIEGITEGFEIIDPAHYDKYDEMVGALVERRKGKVTEEQAHELLKDVNYFGVMLVYMGVVEGMVSGAIHSTASTVRPALQIIKTEPGVSKTSGAFLMVKGEERYIFGDCAINIDPDAQTLAEIAINSARTARMFGIDPKVAMLSYSTKGSGAGPKVDKVVEATKIAQKLRPELDLDGELQFDAAFVPTTGKLKAPGSKVAGQATVFIFPGISAGNIGYKIAERMGGFAAVGPVLQGLNQPVNDLSRGCNPDDVYNLTLITAVQALEHR is encoded by the coding sequence ATGAAAATTTTTGAACAGCTAGCTAGCAAGCTAGAGGGGAAAAAAGTGCGTATTGTTTTACCAGAAGGTGAAGAACCTCGTATCCTTCAAGCGACGAAGCGTTTGGTGAATGAATCAGATGTAGTGCCAGTCTTACTTGGTAACCCAGAACGTATCAAGATTTATTTGGATATCGAAGGTATTACTGAAGGGTTTGAAATCATTGATCCTGCTCATTATGATAAGTATGATGAGATGGTTGGAGCTTTGGTGGAACGCCGTAAAGGGAAGGTAACAGAAGAGCAAGCTCATGAATTATTGAAAGATGTCAATTACTTTGGTGTCATGTTGGTTTACATGGGCGTTGTAGAAGGAATGGTTTCTGGTGCTATTCACTCAACTGCCTCAACAGTTCGTCCTGCGCTTCAAATTATTAAGACTGAGCCAGGTGTTTCTAAAACATCCGGTGCCTTCTTGATGGTGAAAGGTGAAGAACGCTATATCTTTGGTGACTGTGCCATAAACATTGATCCAGATGCCCAAACATTGGCAGAAATTGCAATTAACTCTGCACGTACTGCAAGAATGTTTGGTATTGATCCAAAAGTTGCGATGCTCAGCTATTCTACAAAAGGCTCTGGTGCGGGTCCTAAAGTGGATAAGGTTGTTGAAGCTACAAAAATTGCTCAAAAATTGCGTCCAGAATTGGATTTGGATGGTGAATTACAATTTGATGCAGCCTTTGTTCCAACTACTGGTAAATTAAAAGCTCCAGGTTCAAAAGTAGCAGGCCAAGCGACTGTATTTATCTTCCCTGGTATTTCAGCAGGTAATATTGGTTACAAAATTGCTGAACGTATGGGTGGATTCGCGGCTGTCGGTCCGGTTTTACAAGGGTTGAACCAACCGGTGAACGACTTGTCTCGTGGTTGTAACCCAGACGATGTATATAATTTGACCTTGATTACGGCGGTTCAAGCTTTGGAGCACCGTTAA
- a CDS encoding ABC transporter ATP-binding protein: protein MSFSYSADRSLIEHLDIDVKAGQKVAIVGPTGAGKSTMINLLMRFYDVTAGQIALDGVPISQYSREDLRRQIGMVLQETWIKSGTIHDNIAYGYPNATRELVIEAAKAANADFFIRQLPQGYDTVLADGGEALSQGQRQLLSIARVFVKIPKILILDEATSSIDTRTEILVQEAFAKLMEGRTSFIIAHRLSTIQSADLILVMVDGKIVEQGNHRELMKKQGVYYQMQTSQQSEENECVR from the coding sequence GTGTCTTTCTCATACAGCGCTGACCGTTCTCTGATAGAACATCTGGACATTGATGTCAAAGCAGGACAAAAGGTAGCCATTGTTGGACCTACTGGTGCTGGTAAATCAACCATGATTAACCTGCTTATGCGCTTCTACGATGTAACAGCTGGTCAAATTGCTTTAGACGGGGTTCCGATTAGCCAGTACAGTCGTGAGGATCTTCGCAGACAGATTGGGATGGTTTTACAGGAGACATGGATCAAATCTGGTACCATTCATGATAATATTGCCTATGGCTATCCAAATGCCACGCGGGAATTGGTCATTGAGGCGGCTAAGGCAGCTAATGCAGACTTCTTTATTCGTCAGCTTCCGCAAGGTTATGATACAGTTTTGGCAGATGGAGGAGAAGCCTTATCTCAAGGACAACGTCAGCTCTTGTCAATTGCGCGTGTCTTTGTTAAAATACCTAAAATCCTGATTTTAGACGAGGCGACTTCCTCTATTGATACACGGACAGAAATTTTAGTACAGGAAGCATTTGCCAAATTGATGGAAGGACGGACCAGTTTTATTATTGCTCATCGCCTGTCAACCATTCAATCAGCTGACTTGATTTTAGTAATGGTGGATGGAAAAATTGTTGAACAAGGAAATCATAGAGAGTTGATGAAGAAGCAGGGCGTATATTACCAAATGCAAACGAGTCAGCAATCAGAGGAGAATGAATGTGTTAGATAA
- a CDS encoding TetR/AcrR family transcriptional regulator, with the protein MVTKNFEKISDEKKEQIITKGIEIFSKFSFVEARTDLITHEAGISKGLLFYYFGNKKNFYLYLFKHTVDLLTQDLEYEGTYDNFYEIIFYMMDMKYNLITKYPNETKFLNMVSKETHKEVSKDIRNILSIYHKKSKEKSSKIILSAVKKLKLRQDIDTQKIIESLSLYIDAIVMKYLHLYQDKPMELFDNFHEFKKDVKEYLDLMIYGIVIE; encoded by the coding sequence ATGGTTACTAAGAATTTTGAAAAAATTTCAGATGAAAAAAAGGAGCAAATAATAACCAAGGGAATTGAAATTTTCTCAAAGTTTTCCTTTGTAGAAGCACGGACTGATTTAATCACTCATGAAGCTGGTATTTCTAAAGGTTTATTATTTTATTATTTTGGCAATAAAAAGAATTTTTACTTATACCTGTTTAAACATACAGTCGACCTATTGACACAAGATTTAGAATACGAAGGAACTTATGATAATTTTTATGAAATAATTTTTTATATGATGGATATGAAATATAATTTAATCACAAAATATCCAAATGAAACAAAATTTTTAAATATGGTTTCAAAGGAAACACACAAAGAAGTTAGTAAAGATATTAGAAATATTTTAAGCATATATCATAAAAAATCAAAAGAAAAATCAAGTAAGATTATTTTAAGTGCTGTTAAAAAATTGAAACTAAGACAAGACATAGATACTCAAAAAATTATAGAGAGTTTAAGTTTGTATATTGATGCAATTGTAATGAAATATCTACATTTGTATCAAGACAAGCCAATGGAGTTATTTGATAATTTTCATGAATTTAAAAAAGATGTTAAAGAATATCTTGATTTAATGATTTACGGAATTGTTATCGAGTAA
- a CDS encoding conjugal transfer protein: MKFINHNNNKKQLPKEKKPRIHKINPRRKIVIALWILLAVSFSFAVFKHFTAIDTHTIHETKVIEKEYMDTHNIENFVEKFAKVYYTWEQNSTSIDNRTKALKNYLTEELQALNNDTVRKDIPVSSSLQNFQIWSVKNTGNHTFDMTYSVEQLITEGESKKNVQSAYSVSVYVDSAGNMVIIKNPTITSIPSKSSYQPKIIENDGTVDSVTANEINDFLTTFFKLYPTATQKELSYYVTDGILKPVGKEYVFQELVNPIYNRKENQVTVSLSVKYLDPQTKATQVSQFSLTLEKNDGNWKIVK; encoded by the coding sequence ATGAAATTCATCAATCATAACAACAATAAAAAACAGCTTCCAAAAGAGAAGAAACCCCGTATTCATAAGATAAATCCTCGAAGAAAGATAGTGATTGCCCTGTGGATACTCTTAGCAGTCAGCTTCAGCTTTGCGGTATTTAAGCATTTTACGGCAATAGATACCCATACCATTCATGAAACGAAGGTCATCGAAAAAGAATATATGGATACGCATAATATAGAAAATTTTGTAGAGAAATTTGCGAAAGTCTATTACACATGGGAGCAAAACAGCACCTCGATTGACAACCGAACCAAAGCACTGAAAAACTATCTGACAGAGGAGCTTCAAGCTCTTAATAACGACACGGTACGAAAGGATATACCGGTGTCCTCCTCGCTTCAAAACTTTCAGATATGGAGCGTCAAAAATACTGGGAATCACACCTTTGATATGACCTACAGTGTAGAACAGCTTATTACAGAGGGAGAAAGCAAGAAAAACGTGCAGTCTGCTTATTCTGTCAGTGTCTATGTGGACAGTGCCGGAAACATGGTCATCATTAAGAATCCGACCATTACAAGCATACCGTCAAAGTCTTCCTATCAGCCTAAGATAATAGAAAATGACGGCACGGTGGATTCTGTTACTGCAAATGAAATCAATGACTTTTTAACCACCTTCTTCAAGCTCTACCCGACTGCCACGCAAAAGGAACTGTCCTACTATGTGACAGATGGAATCCTAAAACCGGTTGGAAAAGAGTATGTTTTTCAGGAGCTGGTCAATCCGATTTATAATCGTAAAGAAAATCAGGTTACAGTGTCTTTATCGGTTAAATATCTTGACCCACAGACCAAAGCAACGCAGGTATCACAGTTCAGTCTGACACTTGAAAAGAATGATGGGAATTGGAAGATTGTGAAGTAA
- a CDS encoding cysteine-rich KTR domain-containing protein yields MLLTEWLLCPICKSKTRIKLRKDTELRNFPLYCPKCKLETLVSIKEFKTTIIKEPDAKTQSR; encoded by the coding sequence ATGTTGCTAACAGAATGGTTGTTATGTCCTATATGTAAAAGTAAAACGAGGATAAAACTACGAAAAGATACCGAATTAAGGAATTTTCCTCTTTACTGTCCTAAGTGTAAATTAGAAACTTTAGTTAGTATAAAAGAGTTTAAAACCACAATCATTAAAGAGCCGGACGCAAAGACGCAGAGCCGATGA
- a CDS encoding excisionase, which translates to MNQAYVPIWERYTLTIEEAAKYFRIGENKLRRLAEENKNAGWLIMNGNRIQIKRKQFEKVIDTLDVI; encoded by the coding sequence ATGAATCAGGCTTATGTTCCTATCTGGGAACGCTACACGCTGACGATTGAAGAAGCTGCTAAATATTTCCGTATCGGTGAAAATAAGCTGCGTCGTTTAGCAGAAGAAAACAAGAATGCAGGCTGGCTGATTATGAACGGGAACAGGATTCAGATCAAGCGAAAGCAATTTGAAAAAGTGATAGATACATTAGATGTCATATAG
- a CDS encoding lysozyme family protein: MKLKHLLIGFSCFFVVVFSLLLFITILSSDEQDGGFGNSQFGGATVSMEVLAHKPMVEKYAKEYGVSEYVNVLLAIMQVESGGTAKDVMQSSESLGLPPNSLDTESSIKQGVKYFSELLAGSKRLEVDFDCVIQSYNYGGGFLDYVARHGKKYSFELAQSFAKEHSGGVKVDYPNSIAISMNGGWRYSYGNMFYVALVKQYLVTSQFDDETAQAIMNEALKYEGWKYVFGGSSPTTSFDCSGLVQWCYGKAGISLPRTAQAQYDATQHISLSEAKAGDLIFFHSTYNSGTYITHVGIYVGNNRMYHAGDPIGYTDLTSSYWQQHLAGAGRIKR; encoded by the coding sequence ATGAAATTAAAACATCTTCTCATCGGCTTTTCCTGTTTTTTCGTAGTTGTATTCTCGCTACTTTTGTTTATCACAATTTTATCTTCTGATGAACAGGATGGCGGATTTGGGAACAGTCAATTTGGCGGTGCGACCGTTTCCATGGAGGTTCTGGCACACAAGCCTATGGTAGAAAAATACGCCAAGGAATATGGTGTGAGTGAATATGTAAATGTATTGCTTGCCATCATGCAGGTGGAATCCGGCGGTACGGCAAAAGATGTCATGCAGTCTTCGGAATCGCTGGGGCTTCCTCCGAACTCATTGGATACGGAAAGCTCTATCAAACAGGGCGTAAAGTATTTCAGTGAGCTTCTGGCAGGCAGTAAGCGTCTGGAAGTAGATTTCGATTGTGTCATACAGTCCTATAACTATGGCGGTGGATTTTTAGATTATGTCGCCCGTCATGGCAAAAAATACAGCTTTGAACTGGCGCAGAGCTTTGCAAAGGAGCATTCCGGCGGTGTAAAGGTGGACTACCCCAACTCTATTGCCATCTCTATGAACGGGGGCTGGCGATACAGCTATGGAAATATGTTTTATGTAGCTCTGGTTAAACAGTATCTTGTGACATCGCAGTTTGATGATGAAACCGCACAGGCAATTATGAATGAAGCGCTTAAATATGAGGGCTGGAAATATGTATTTGGCGGTTCTTCTCCCACTACCTCTTTTGACTGTTCGGGACTGGTGCAGTGGTGCTATGGGAAAGCCGGTATCTCTTTGCCAAGAACCGCACAGGCACAGTATGACGCTACCCAACACATCTCTCTATCCGAAGCCAAGGCTGGAGATTTGATATTCTTCCATTCTACTTACAATTCCGGAACATACATTACCCATGTCGGAATCTATGTCGGCAATAACCGTATGTACCATGCAGGCGACCCGATCGGTTATACCGACTTGACAAGCTCCTACTGGCAGCAGCATTTGGCAGGAGCAGGACGAATCAAACGATAA
- a CDS encoding helix-turn-helix domain-containing protein has product MKKNYPLVPFPLIVKAADGNSEAINQIIRHYRGYMTKRSLRLMKDEYGNQSMVVDEVLRGRMETRLITKILSFEIK; this is encoded by the coding sequence ATGAAGAAGAATTATCCTCTTGTTCCCTTTCCTCTCATTGTCAAAGCTGCTGACGGCAATTCAGAAGCAATCAATCAGATTATCCGGCACTATCGGGGATATATGACAAAACGCTCCCTGCGTCTGATGAAAGACGAATACGGAAACCAAAGCATGGTTGTTGATGAGGTTTTGCGTGGACGAATGGAAACAAGGCTGATTACAAAGATTCTGTCATTTGAAATCAAGTGA
- a CDS encoding site-specific integrase, whose translation MSEKRRDRKGRILRTGESQRKDGRYLYKYIDSFGETQFIYSWKLVSTDRVPAGKRDCIALREKIAEIQKDVQDGIDVIGKKMTLCQLYAKQNAQRPNVKANTKTGRKYLMEILKNDKLGARSIDSIKPSDAKEWAIRMSENGFAYSTINNYKRSLRASFYIAIQDDYVRKNPFDFQLNTVIDDDTVPKTILTLEQEARLLDFAKSDTVYHKNYDEILILLKTGLRISELCGMTVTDLDFENHLILVNHQLLRNTELGYYIETPKTKSSERQVPMVEVTCQALKRVLAVQNQNECVEIDGYSNFLFLNRNGYPKTACDFNSILRNLIKKYNKCHEEKLPHITPHTLRHTFCTNCANAGMNPKALQYIMGHANITMTLNYYAHATCNSAMEEMKRLEKEQQARCLVL comes from the coding sequence ATGTCAGAAAAAAGACGTGACCGTAAAGGTCGGATTTTGAGGACTGGAGAGAGCCAGAGAAAAGACGGAAGATACTTATACAAATATATAGATTCATTCGGAGAAACACAGTTTATCTACTCATGGAAGCTGGTATCTACGGACAGAGTACCGGCAGGCAAGCGGGATTGTATCGCACTGCGTGAAAAAATTGCAGAGATACAAAAAGATGTTCAAGATGGGATTGATGTTATCGGCAAGAAGATGACACTTTGCCAGCTTTACGCCAAGCAAAATGCTCAGCGTCCTAATGTAAAAGCAAACACAAAGACCGGACGTAAATATCTGATGGAAATTTTGAAGAACGATAAGCTGGGCGCAAGAAGCATAGACAGCATTAAACCGTCTGACGCTAAGGAATGGGCTATTAGAATGAGTGAAAACGGATTTGCCTATTCCACCATCAATAACTATAAGCGGTCACTGCGAGCTTCCTTTTACATTGCGATACAGGATGATTATGTAAGAAAGAATCCATTTGATTTTCAGCTTAATACCGTTATTGATGATGATACCGTTCCTAAAACGATATTGACACTGGAACAGGAAGCAAGACTGCTTGATTTCGCAAAGTCTGATACGGTCTATCACAAGAATTATGACGAAATTCTGATACTGTTAAAAACCGGACTTCGTATTTCAGAGCTATGCGGTATGACTGTTACAGATTTGGATTTTGAAAATCATCTTATCTTGGTTAATCATCAGCTACTAAGAAACACTGAGCTTGGGTATTACATTGAAACACCTAAAACCAAAAGCAGTGAGCGGCAAGTACCAATGGTTGAAGTTACATGTCAGGCATTGAAAAGAGTATTGGCAGTGCAAAACCAAAACGAATGTGTTGAGATTGATGGATATAGCAACTTTCTTTTTCTCAACAGAAATGGCTATCCTAAAACGGCATGTGATTTTAACAGCATACTAAGAAACCTCATTAAAAAGTACAACAAATGCCATGAGGAAAAATTGCCACATATCACACCGCATACACTTAGGCATACATTCTGCACCAACTGTGCCAATGCCGGTATGAATCCCAAAGCCCTGCAATATATTATGGGACACGCAAACATAACTATGACACTGAACTATTATGCACATGCGACCTGTAATTCGGCTATGGAGGAAATGAAACGCTTGGAAAAAGAACAACAAGCAAGATGTTTAGTCCTTTAA
- a CDS encoding PaaI family thioesterase — translation MNVLDKLDLQPITVLDDYQATMLNEKEVLLTTKVTEKSLNPYGMAHGGFLFTLADSVAGLTTVAGGSYSVTLQSNIHYMKAAKLGDSLSVTGSCTHDGSRTKVVEVKIENQDKQLLASASFTMFVTGKVE, via the coding sequence ATGAATGTGTTAGATAAATTAGACTTACAACCGATTACAGTTTTAGATGACTATCAAGCTACAATGCTCAATGAGAAAGAGGTACTACTGACTACTAAGGTGACTGAAAAGTCTCTCAATCCATATGGTATGGCTCATGGAGGCTTCCTCTTTACATTAGCTGATTCAGTAGCAGGATTGACTACAGTAGCAGGGGGTTCTTATTCAGTCACCCTACAGTCCAATATCCATTATATGAAGGCGGCAAAACTTGGTGATAGCTTATCCGTCACTGGTTCTTGCACACATGATGGAAGTAGAACAAAGGTCGTCGAAGTGAAGATAGAAAATCAAGATAAACAGCTACTTGCTTCAGCAAGCTTTACCATGTTTGTAACAGGTAAAGTAGAATAA
- a CDS encoding ABC transporter ATP-binding protein: MRFLSRYFKDYIKESILGPVFKLLEASFELLVPLIIAYIVDTIIPNGNRGDLVAMLLLLVGLACIGIIVSITAQYFSAKAAVGVTKALTNDLYQKVLSLPKSSRDVLSSASLLTRLTSDTLQVQTGINTFLRLFLRAPIVVFGSLIMAFYISPSLSIYFLGMILLLLVIVTGISVLTSRIYQSIRKELDGLVGQVQETVTGWRVIRAFGQREREIKTFQGINQGYRKQQLQAGFWSSLLSPLTFLVVNGTLILLIWQGNSAISDNRLEQGMLVALINYLLQILVELVKMIMVVTTLNQTYISAQRIQEVFEQKSEDVDANLPVVYSRDKELIFSVNHLSFSYPKSAEESLIDIDFELGKGQFMGLIGGTGSGKSTLVDLLQALYSIPTSQLSFFIDGKSPRNLKEWRQQLAIVPQQAQLFAGTVRSNLSLGLESVLDSELWVALEIAQAKSFIEDKGGLDSPVEAFGKNFSGGQRQRLTIARAILQKAPILVLDDATSALDYLTESRLLAAIRRELPEQTLIMVSQRTNSLRTADLILVLDQGRQVGLGRHEDLLRKSAIYQEIDQSQHREEDSHETI; this comes from the coding sequence ATGAGATTTTTATCACGGTATTTTAAGGACTATATCAAGGAATCCATTCTAGGTCCAGTTTTCAAGCTATTGGAAGCTAGCTTTGAACTTCTTGTTCCGTTGATAATCGCCTATATCGTAGATACAATTATTCCAAATGGCAACCGGGGAGACCTGGTTGCCATGCTTTTATTACTAGTTGGACTCGCTTGTATTGGAATTATTGTCTCGATTACAGCACAATATTTCTCAGCCAAAGCAGCAGTCGGAGTGACAAAAGCATTAACGAATGATTTGTATCAGAAAGTCCTTTCTCTTCCAAAATCAAGTCGAGACGTACTTTCATCCGCCAGTTTATTAACTAGATTGACGAGTGATACGTTGCAGGTTCAAACAGGTATCAATACTTTTTTACGTTTATTCCTACGGGCTCCGATTGTCGTATTTGGTTCACTGATAATGGCATTCTATATTAGCCCAAGTCTATCAATCTATTTTCTAGGAATGATTCTTCTGTTGCTGGTCATTGTAACAGGGATTTCAGTCCTGACCAGCCGTATTTATCAATCTATTCGAAAGGAATTAGATGGTTTGGTAGGACAGGTACAAGAAACGGTGACTGGCTGGAGAGTGATTCGAGCTTTTGGGCAGAGAGAGCGGGAAATCAAGACATTTCAAGGCATCAATCAAGGATATAGGAAGCAACAGCTACAGGCTGGTTTTTGGTCCAGTCTCTTATCGCCTTTGACGTTTTTGGTAGTTAATGGGACCTTGATTCTTCTCATCTGGCAGGGCAATAGTGCTATTTCCGATAATCGTTTGGAGCAAGGAATGCTGGTTGCTCTAATCAATTATCTTCTTCAAATTTTAGTTGAATTGGTGAAAATGATTATGGTTGTGACAACTCTTAATCAGACCTATATTTCAGCCCAGCGTATTCAAGAGGTTTTTGAGCAGAAATCTGAAGATGTGGATGCCAATTTGCCAGTAGTTTATAGTAGAGACAAGGAATTGATTTTTTCTGTGAATCATCTTTCCTTTTCTTATCCAAAATCTGCTGAGGAATCACTAATTGATATTGATTTTGAATTAGGTAAGGGACAGTTTATGGGTCTGATTGGTGGGACTGGTTCAGGGAAATCAACCTTAGTAGACCTTTTACAGGCACTTTATTCCATACCGACCAGCCAACTCTCTTTCTTTATTGATGGGAAAAGTCCTAGGAATTTGAAAGAGTGGCGGCAGCAATTAGCTATCGTTCCGCAACAGGCTCAGCTTTTTGCTGGGACTGTGCGTTCTAACCTGTCATTAGGCTTAGAAAGTGTATTGGACAGTGAGTTATGGGTAGCGCTGGAAATTGCACAGGCTAAGTCCTTTATTGAGGACAAGGGAGGCCTAGATAGTCCTGTCGAAGCCTTTGGGAAGAATTTTTCTGGTGGACAGCGTCAACGTTTGACTATTGCACGCGCTATTTTACAGAAAGCACCGATATTGGTTTTAGATGATGCGACCTCTGCTTTGGATTATCTGACAGAGAGTCGGTTATTGGCTGCGATTCGTCGTGAATTGCCTGAGCAAACCTTAATAATGGTATCTCAGAGAACCAATAGTTTACGAACAGCTGATCTGATTTTAGTCTTGGATCAAGGGCGTCAAGTGGGACTTGGCCGTCATGAAGACTTGCTGAGAAAATCTGCCATTTACCAAGAAATCGATCAATCACAACATAGGGAGGAGGACAGCCATGAAACAATCTAG
- a CDS encoding YceK/YidQ family lipoprotein, translating to MVKGNSSLQLLRIDFPLSLIVDTL from the coding sequence ATTGTCAAAGGAAATAGCTCCCTTCAACTCCTCCGAATCGATTTTCCGCTCAGCCTGATCGTCGATACTCTCTAG
- a CDS encoding RNA polymerase sigma factor, translated as MKPSSFQTTIENQFDYICKQAMEDERKDYFKQLSRLAKHEVSFSEIGDYLVSQFATTDSYVTDFQIFMLNGISISIENDLLSEALRNLPSNKREILLLFYFMNMSDSEIADMLKVNRSTVYRHRTGGLAMMKKFMEEFEE; from the coding sequence ATGAAACCGTCATCTTTTCAGACAACGATAGAAAACCAGTTTGACTACATCTGCAAGCAGGCTATGGAAGATGAACGAAAGGACTATTTCAAACAGCTTTCCAGACTGGCAAAACATGAAGTGTCCTTTTCGGAAATCGGCGATTATCTTGTCAGTCAGTTTGCCACAACAGACAGCTATGTAACGGACTTTCAGATTTTTATGCTGAACGGCATATCCATCAGCATTGAAAATGACCTGCTAAGCGAAGCACTGCGGAACTTGCCGAGCAACAAGCGTGAGATTCTGCTTCTGTTCTATTTTATGAATATGAGCGATTCGGAGATTGCAGACATGTTGAAAGTAAACCGTTCCACTGTTTACCGGCACAGAACCGGCGGACTTGCCATGATGAAGAAGTTTATGGAGGAATTTGAAGAATGA